A window of Pedobacter lusitanus contains these coding sequences:
- a CDS encoding S8 family serine peptidase yields MKNFLILIAIVCVCLLGACTKAVQPTPEPGSNPANQTKTNLKGQNHLIPGVDQYRLLVKFKADEIQEVSRNKPVFLNKEKAVTTMSLDHTNKDVNSFTYEAVFPAEPGNNNNVVVNQEKTGSTVANGFNSSSLRGLVYVKEATALSPQAVLDLANEFEKLAVVEYAVLEPVIPPPPPTPDFTGWQYYKKDVDLSGTDVRGIDAEYAWSIGVTGSGIRIADIEWGYNKNHEDLVNTSAIEVLSPPDDQYKDHGTSVIGILMAQNNSFGVTGMVYGADSCYVISERVKGRAGGIAAGIKRLRRGDVFLYEMQTSGPSGQYVPADYNQAVWDITKEAANSGIIIVAAAGNGNQNLDDNAYKAYRDRGDNGAIIVGAGTKSKRDKASFSTYGSSVHVQGWGDWSVASTGYTSLYNGGPNAQYTKDFSGTSSATPIVASAVIAIQSWYKSRTGQVLTPKEMRELLIKTGTPQGAGGHIGPLPNIKAAIASLAASKSISIIAGG; encoded by the coding sequence ATGAAGAATTTCCTGATTCTAATTGCAATTGTATGTGTCTGTCTTTTGGGAGCATGTACAAAAGCAGTTCAACCGACCCCGGAACCAGGGTCAAATCCAGCAAACCAGACAAAAACAAATCTTAAAGGACAGAACCATTTGATTCCTGGTGTGGATCAATATCGGTTACTGGTAAAATTCAAAGCAGATGAAATTCAGGAAGTCAGCAGAAATAAACCTGTTTTTCTGAATAAAGAAAAGGCTGTTACTACGATGTCCTTAGATCATACGAACAAAGATGTTAACTCATTTACTTACGAAGCAGTATTCCCTGCTGAACCTGGAAATAACAATAATGTCGTTGTAAATCAGGAAAAAACTGGAAGTACTGTTGCCAATGGATTTAATAGTTCCTCACTGAGAGGATTAGTTTATGTAAAAGAAGCAACTGCATTAAGCCCGCAGGCTGTATTAGACCTGGCTAATGAGTTTGAAAAACTGGCTGTGGTGGAATATGCTGTACTGGAGCCGGTAATACCACCACCACCACCTACACCAGACTTTACAGGATGGCAGTATTACAAGAAAGATGTAGATCTCAGTGGAACAGATGTCCGCGGGATAGATGCAGAATACGCATGGTCAATCGGTGTTACTGGTTCAGGTATCAGAATCGCTGACATCGAATGGGGATATAATAAAAACCATGAAGACCTGGTCAACACCAGTGCCATAGAGGTCCTATCCCCTCCTGATGATCAGTATAAAGATCATGGTACCAGTGTTATTGGTATATTAATGGCACAAAATAACTCTTTTGGGGTAACCGGGATGGTTTACGGGGCTGATAGTTGTTATGTGATATCCGAACGTGTTAAAGGGCGTGCCGGAGGTATTGCTGCTGGTATTAAAAGACTTCGTCGTGGTGACGTCTTTTTATATGAAATGCAGACGTCCGGTCCAAGCGGGCAATATGTTCCGGCAGATTATAACCAGGCCGTATGGGATATTACTAAAGAAGCAGCAAATTCAGGTATCATCATAGTAGCGGCCGCAGGGAATGGAAACCAGAATCTGGATGACAATGCTTACAAAGCCTACAGAGACCGGGGAGATAATGGGGCTATTATAGTTGGTGCAGGCACCAAATCAAAACGTGATAAGGCGTCTTTTTCGACTTATGGAAGTTCTGTACATGTACAGGGATGGGGAGACTGGTCTGTGGCCAGTACGGGTTACACTTCTTTATACAATGGCGGTCCAAATGCTCAGTATACTAAAGATTTTTCCGGAACATCTTCAGCAACACCTATTGTCGCATCTGCAGTCATTGCTATTCAATCCTGGTATAAGTCCAGAACTGGCCAGGTATTGACTCCAAAAGAGATGAGAGAATTGCTTATTAAAACTGGTACACCGCAAGGTGCAGGCGGACATATTGGACCACTACCTAATATTAAAGCCGCAATTGCTTCTCTTGCTGCAAGCAAATCGATTAGTATTATTGCAGGCGGATAG
- a CDS encoding cation diffusion facilitator family transporter, producing MANQKASIYSALAANLLIAITKFIAGAFSNSASMISEGIHSLVDTVNQLLLLFGLKRSKKPADALRPFGYGKELYFYSFIVSILIFGLGGGISIYQGIIHIANPEPLGNPTWNYVVLSLCVVFEGTSLIIAAKAFNKVRGQETWWNAIVKSKDPSSFLVLFEDGAAVLGLFIVMICLVLGHGLNIPELDGIASLLVGLLLVGVSLILARESRSLLLGEGISPASREKLVAITEQVPGVVKVLTVVSTYQSPEEVLLMLIVTFKDDLDTHQINEAIDHIQAEIRKEFKLIRFIIVQPEQYTRQFKF from the coding sequence ATGGCCAATCAAAAAGCATCAATCTATAGTGCCCTGGCAGCAAATCTGCTTATTGCCATTACAAAATTTATAGCTGGCGCGTTTAGTAACAGCGCTTCTATGATTTCTGAAGGAATACATTCTCTGGTGGATACAGTAAATCAGCTTTTACTCTTGTTTGGACTCAAAAGGAGTAAAAAACCTGCTGATGCTTTGCGCCCCTTCGGGTATGGTAAGGAGCTTTACTTCTATTCATTTATCGTCTCAATTCTGATTTTTGGTCTGGGTGGCGGAATCTCCATTTACCAGGGAATCATTCATATTGCAAATCCGGAACCTCTTGGAAATCCGACCTGGAATTATGTAGTATTGAGTTTATGCGTGGTTTTTGAAGGGACATCCTTAATTATCGCCGCTAAAGCATTTAACAAAGTAAGAGGTCAGGAAACCTGGTGGAATGCTATTGTCAAAAGTAAAGATCCTTCTAGTTTTCTGGTGCTTTTTGAGGATGGAGCTGCTGTCTTAGGCTTATTCATTGTCATGATCTGTCTGGTGCTCGGGCATGGGCTTAATATTCCGGAGCTGGACGGTATAGCTTCTTTACTGGTTGGTTTGCTGTTAGTCGGTGTTTCACTGATACTGGCCAGGGAAAGCAGAAGCCTGTTACTGGGCGAAGGCATATCTCCGGCATCCAGAGAAAAACTCGTGGCTATTACTGAACAGGTACCGGGTGTTGTCAAAGTACTGACTGTGGTTTCTACCTATCAGTCACCCGAAGAAGTTTTGCTCATGCTGATTGTGACTTTCAAAGATGATCTGGATACGCATCAGATTAATGAGGCCATTGACCATATTCAGGCGGAGATCAGAAAAGAATTTAAGCTGATCCGTTTTATAATCGTCCAGCCAGAGCAATATACCAGGCAGTTTAAATTCTAA
- a CDS encoding polymer-forming cytoskeletal protein, with protein sequence MTDQPDFNFITFKELLALDSFAKSWETIFPYQHEEFEDDSLFIISKGHTDFTDHLRLDTDCGWTANDKKWIAQFPGLQARHSDELIQGLIILGDLSVQGSILNEEGDYGAFLLVTGQVSCQSIVAGGSVIYIKGDITTEEVFISHYNHGYFKGDGLTTSPILIIEDHYTTLASYNASLFYYNDKTGDCPPGNECYEDEETGEDWLCSPNLTRLLDNPVFTFEDLIADLNEGEYVLASSNRLVYKDEAYWLQKAYKHLRNLRRTPELFKSARFFEKTYWKYGSVCFPHFPDTFITAELCIQGIQKSGMNLRYIPGSMITSELCELAAQHKTSISFIPPAYLDAKLIKEIIHYNESEMQAVPPHLITEELLIDYVKLGRGLWLDKYCQLADVSKITVLFKALDSGIESIEEIWGFHFQEAVYLYAKKLYNNAEHELTWSKYVEKFQQKIDRLAG encoded by the coding sequence ATGACAGACCAACCAGATTTTAATTTTATAACATTTAAAGAGCTTTTGGCTCTTGATAGTTTTGCGAAATCCTGGGAAACCATTTTCCCTTATCAGCATGAAGAATTTGAAGATGATTCTCTCTTTATCATCAGCAAAGGGCATACTGATTTTACTGATCATTTGAGACTGGATACAGATTGCGGCTGGACAGCTAATGATAAAAAATGGATCGCACAGTTCCCCGGATTACAGGCCAGGCATTCTGATGAGCTGATACAAGGACTGATTATTTTAGGTGACCTTTCTGTACAGGGATCAATACTCAATGAAGAAGGAGATTATGGCGCATTTCTTTTGGTTACGGGTCAGGTAAGCTGCCAGAGTATCGTGGCTGGCGGATCTGTGATCTATATTAAAGGTGATATCACTACAGAAGAAGTATTTATCAGTCATTATAATCACGGGTATTTTAAAGGTGACGGGCTCACTACATCACCGATATTGATTATTGAGGATCATTATACAACGCTGGCCAGTTATAATGCCAGTTTGTTCTACTACAACGATAAAACCGGAGATTGCCCTCCGGGTAATGAATGTTACGAAGATGAAGAAACCGGAGAAGACTGGTTATGTTCTCCTAATCTCACCCGGCTTTTAGACAATCCTGTTTTTACCTTCGAAGATTTAATAGCTGATCTGAATGAAGGTGAATATGTATTGGCATCATCAAACCGGTTAGTGTATAAAGATGAGGCTTACTGGCTGCAAAAAGCTTATAAACATCTCAGAAATTTAAGGCGTACTCCGGAATTATTTAAATCGGCACGGTTCTTTGAGAAGACTTACTGGAAATACGGGTCTGTGTGTTTTCCTCATTTCCCTGATACCTTCATCACTGCAGAACTATGTATACAAGGCATACAAAAGAGTGGTATGAATCTCAGATATATTCCCGGATCAATGATAACCAGCGAGCTTTGTGAGCTGGCTGCCCAACATAAAACCAGTATATCATTCATTCCTCCGGCTTACCTGGATGCAAAACTGATCAAAGAAATCATTCATTATAACGAGTCAGAAATGCAGGCTGTACCTCCTCATCTGATCACAGAAGAATTACTAATAGATTATGTGAAACTGGGACGTGGATTATGGCTGGATAAATATTGTCAGCTGGCTGATGTTTCTAAAATAACAGTACTATTCAAAGCGCTGGATTCGGGTATTGAATCTATAGAAGAAATCTGGGGTTTTCATTTTCAGGAAGCGGTTTATCTGTATGCTAAAAAGCTGTATAACAATGCGGAACACGAACTTACCTGGAGTAAATATGTAGAGAAATTTCAGCAAAAAATTGATCGTTTAGCTGGTTAG